A single Panthera uncia isolate 11264 chromosome E2 unlocalized genomic scaffold, Puncia_PCG_1.0 HiC_scaffold_19, whole genome shotgun sequence DNA region contains:
- the ERCC2 gene encoding general transcription and DNA repair factor IIH helicase subunit XPD, whose product MKLNVDGLLVYFPYDYIYPEQFSYMLELKRTLDAKGHGVLEMPSGTGKTVSLLALIMAYQRAYPLEVTKLIYCSRTVPEIEKVIEELRKLLHFYEKQEGEKLPFLGLALSSRKNLCIHPEVMPLRFGKDVDGKCHSLTASYVRAQYQQDSSLPHCRFYEEFDVHGRQVPLPAGIYNLDDLKALGRRQGWCPYFLARYSILHANVVVYSYHYLLDPKIAELVSKELARKAVVVFDEAHNIDNVCIDSMSVNITRRTLDRCQGNLETLQKTVLRIKETDEQRLRDEYRRLVEGLREASAARETDAHLANPVLPDEVLQEAVPGSIRTAEHFLGFLRRLLEYVKWRLRVQHVVQESPPAFLSGLAQRVCIQRKPLRFCAERLRSLLHTLEIADLADFSPLTLLANFATLVSTYAKGFTIIIEPFDDRTPTIANPILHFSCMDASLAIKPVFERFQSVIITSGTLSPLDIYPKILDFHPVTMATFTMTLARVCLCPMIIGRGNDQVAISSKFETREDTAVIRNYGNLLLEMSAVVPDGIVAFFTSYQYMESTVASWYEQGILENIQRNKLLFIETQDGAETSVALEKYQEACENGRGAILLSVARGKVSEGIDFVHHYGRAVIMFGVPYVYTQSRILKARLEYLRDQFQIRENDFLTFDAMRHAAQCVGRAIRGKTDYGLMVFADKRFARADKRGKLPRWIQEHLTDANLNLTVDEGVQVAKYFLRQMAQPFHREDQLGLSLLSLEQLQSEETLRRIEQIAQQL is encoded by the exons ATGAA GCTCAACGTGGACGGGCTGCTGGTCTACTTCCCCTACGACTACATCTACCCGGAGCAGTTCTCTTACATGCTGGAGCTCAAACGCACACTGGACGCCAAG GGTCATGGAGTCCTGGAGATGCCCTCAGGCACTGGGAAGACCGTGTCCCTGTTGGCCCTGATCATGGCATACCAGAGG GCATATCCACTGGAGGTGACTAAACTCATCTACTGCTCGAGGACTGTGCCTGAGATTGAGAAG GTGATCGAAGAGCTTCGAAAGTTGCTCCATTTCTATGAGAAGCAGGAGGGTGAGAAGCTGCCGTTTTTGGGGCTGGCTCTGAGCTCCCGGAAGAACCTGTGCATTCATCCCGAG GTGATGCCCCTGCGCTTTGGGAAAGACGTCGACGGGAAATGCCACAGCCTCACGGCCTCCTACGTGCGCGCACAGTACCAGCAGGACTCCAGCCTGCCCCACTGCCGCTTCTACGAG GAGTTTGACGTCCATGGgcgccaggtgcccctccctgctggcatCTACAACCTGGATGACCTGAAGGCCCTGGGGCGGCGCCAGGGCTGGTGCCCCTACTTCCTTGCCCGCTATTCG ATCTTGCACGCCAACGTGGTGGTTTACAGCTACCACTACCTCCTGGACCCCAAGATCGCGGAGCTGGTCTCCAAGGAGCTGGCCCGGAAAGCTGTCGTGGTCTTCGACGAGGCCCACAACATCG ACAACGTCTGCATCGACTCTATGAGCGTCAACATCACCCGCCGGACCCTCGACCGGTGCCAGGGCAACCTGGAGACCTTGCAGAAGACGGTGCTCAG gaTCAAGGAGACCGATGAGCAGCGACTGCGGGACGAGTACCGCCGCCTGGTGGAGGGGCTGCGCGAGGCCAGTGCGGCCCGGGAGACCGACGCCCACCTGGCCAACCCCGTGCTTCCCGACGAGGTGCTCCAGG AGGCGGTACCCGGCTCCATCCGCACGGCCGAGCACTTCCTGGGCTTCCTCCGGCGGCTGCTGGAGTATGTCAAGTGGCGGCTGCGGGTACAGCACGTGGTGCAGGAGAGCCCCCCCGCCTTCCTGAGCGGCCTGGCCCAGCGTGTGTGCATCCAGCGCAAGCCCCTCAG ATTCTGCGCCGAACGCCTCCGCTCCCTGCTGCACACCCTGGAGATCGCCGACCTTGCCGActtctctcccctcaccctcctcGCTAACTTCGCCACCCTCGTCAGCACCTACGCCAAGG GTTTCACCATCATCATCGAGCCCTTTGATGACCGGACCCCCACCATTGCCAACCCCATCCTGCACTTCAG CTGCATGGACGCTTCCCTGGCCATCAAACCCGTGTTCGAGCGCTTCCAGTCTGTCATCATCACATCTGGG ACGCTGTCCCCACTGGACATCTACCCCAAGATTCTGGACTTCCATCCTGTCACCATGGCAACCTTCACCATGACGCTGGCCCGGGTGTGCCTCTGCCCGATG ATCATCGGTCGGGGCAATGACCAGGTGGCCATCAGCTCCAAATTTGAGACCCGGGAAGATACTG CGGTGATCCGGAACTACGGGAACCTCCTGCTGGAGATGTCCGCCGTGGTCCCCGACGGCATTGTGGCCTTCTTCACCAGCTACCAGTACATGGAGAGCACCGTGGCCTCCTGGTACGAGCAG GGCATTCTCGAAAACATCCAGAGGAACAAGCTGCTCTTCATCGAGACGCAAGATGGGGCCGAGACCAGCGTCGCCCTGGAGAAGTACCAGGAG gcctgcgAGAACGGCCGCGGAGCCATCCTGCTGTCAGTGGCCCGAGGCAAAGTGTCCGAGGGAATTGACTTTG TGCACCACTACGGGAGGGCCGTCATCATGTTTGGTGTTCCCTACGTCTACACCCAGAGCCGGATTCTCAAG GCGCGGCTGGAGTACCTGCGGGACCAGTTCCAGATCCGAGAGAACGACTTTCTCACCTTCGATGCCATGCGCCACGCAGCCCAGTGTGTGGGTCGGGCCATCAGGGGCAAGACGGACTACGGCCTCATGGTCTTTGCCGATAAG CGGTTCGCCCGGGCAGACAAGCGCGGGAAGCTTCCCCGCTGGATCCAGGAGCACCTCACTGACGCCAACCTCAACCTGACGGTGGATGAGGGGGTCCAGGTCGCCAAGTACTTCCTGAGGCAGATGGCTCAGCCCTTCCACCGG GAGGACCAGCTGGGCCTGTCCCTGCTCAGCCTGGAGCAGCTGCAATCGGAGGAGACGCTGCGGAGGATAGAGCAGATTGCTCAGCAGCTGTAG
- the KLC3 gene encoding kinesin light chain 3 isoform X2: protein MSVQVAAPGNAALGPERLSPEELVRQTRQVVQGLEALRAEHRGLARHLAEALAGQGLVAGLELLEEKQQVVSHALEAIELGLGEAQVLLALSAHVGSLEAEKQRLRAQARRLAQENSWLREELEETQRRLRASEEAVAQLEEEKSHLEFLGQLRQYDPPAENQRPESPPRRDSLASLFPSEEEERKGPEAVGAAAAQQGGYEIPARLRTLHNLVIQYAGQGRYEVAVPLCRQALEDLERSSGHCHPDVATMLNILALVYRDQNKYKEATDLLHDALQIREQTLGPEHPAVAATLNNLAVLYGKRGRYREAEPLCQRALEIREKVLGTDHPDVAKQLNNLALLCQNQGKFEEVEQHYARALSIYEALGGPHDPNVAKTKNNLASAYLKQNKYQQAEELYKEILSREDLPAPLGAPPTGTAGDAEQQPLRRSSSFSKFRESLRRGSEKLVSRLRGEGVAGAAGMKRAMSLNMLNVDGPKAAGTQFANQHLSEAARTLSASTQDLGPR, encoded by the exons ATGTCCGTGCAGGTGGCGGCCCCCGGAAACGCGGCGCTGGGCCCGGAGCGCCTGAGCCCCGAGGAGCTGGTGCGCCAGACGCGGCAGGTGGTCCAGGGGCTGGAGGCCCTGCGGGCGGAGCACCGTGGCCTGGCCAGGCACCTGGCGGAGGCcctggcagggcagggcctggtgGCGGGCTTGGAGCTGCTGGAAGAAAAGCAGCAGGTGGTGAGCCACGCGCTGGAGGCCATCGAGCTGGGACTGGGTGAGGCCCAG GTGCTGCTGGCCCTGTCTGCGCACGTGGGCTCCCTGGAGGCAGAGAAGCAGCGGCTGCGAGCGCAGGCCCGGCGGCTGGCCCAGGAGAACTCGTGGCTGcgggaggagctggaggagacGCAGCGACGGCTGAGGGCCAGCGAGGAGGCCGTGGCccagctggaggaggagaagagccACCTCGAGTTCCTAGGGCAGCTGAGGCAGTATGACCCGCCCGCGGAGAACCAG CGGCCTGAATCCCCGCCTCGCCGGGACAGCCTGGCCTCCCTGTTCCCcagtgaggaggaagagaggaaag GTCCGGAGGCAGTGGGGGCCGCAGCCGCTCAGCAGGGGGGCTATGAGATCCCCGCCCGCCTTCGGACCCTGCACAACCTCGTGATCCAGTACGCAGGGCAGGGCCGCTACGAGGTCGCCGTGCCACTGTGCCGCCAGGCCTTAGAGGACCTGGAGCGGAGCTCAGGCCACTGCCACCCTGACGTGGCCACCATGCTCAACATCCTGGCGCTGGTGTACCG GGACCAGAACAAGTACAAAGAGGCCACAGACCTTCTCCACGATGCCCTGCAGATCCGGGAGCAGACGCTGGGCCCCGAGCACCCCGCG GTGGCCGCCACCCTCAACAACCTGGCTGTGCTCTATGGGAAGCGCGGGCGTTACCGGGAGGCCGAGCCGCTGTGCCAGCGTGCCCTGGAGATCCGCGAGAAG GTCCTGGGCACCGACCACCCGGACGTGGCCAAGCAGCTCAACAACCTGGCCCTGCTCTGCCAGAACCAGGGCAAGTTCGAGGAGGTGGAACAGCACTATGCCCGAGCCCTGAGCATTTATGAGGCCCTGGGGGGGCCCCACGACCCGAACGTGGCCAAGACCAAGAACAACCTG GCCTCGGCCTACCTGAAACAGAACAAGTACCAGCAGGCAGAAGAGCTGTACAAAGAGATCCTCAGCCGGGAAGACCTGCCTGCCCCTCTGG GAGCCCCCCCCACAGGCACGGCTGGGGACGCAGAACAGCAG cccctgcgtCGGAGCAGCTCATTCTCCAAGTTCCGCGAGTCCCTCCGGCGTGGAAGCGAGAAGCTGGTCTCCCGTCTCCGAGGCGAGGGGGTGGCTGGGGCAGCAGG GATGAAGAGAGCCATGTCGCTCAATATGCTGAACGTGGATGGTCCAAAGGCTGCAGGGACCCAG TTCGCCAACCAGCACCTGAGTGAGGCTGCTCGGACCCTCAGCGCCAGCACCCAGGACCTGGGCCCCCGCTGA
- the KLC3 gene encoding kinesin light chain 3 isoform X1 yields MGAAMSVQVAAPGNAALGPERLSPEELVRQTRQVVQGLEALRAEHRGLARHLAEALAGQGLVAGLELLEEKQQVVSHALEAIELGLGEAQVLLALSAHVGSLEAEKQRLRAQARRLAQENSWLREELEETQRRLRASEEAVAQLEEEKSHLEFLGQLRQYDPPAENQRPESPPRRDSLASLFPSEEEERKGPEAVGAAAAQQGGYEIPARLRTLHNLVIQYAGQGRYEVAVPLCRQALEDLERSSGHCHPDVATMLNILALVYRDQNKYKEATDLLHDALQIREQTLGPEHPAVAATLNNLAVLYGKRGRYREAEPLCQRALEIREKVLGTDHPDVAKQLNNLALLCQNQGKFEEVEQHYARALSIYEALGGPHDPNVAKTKNNLASAYLKQNKYQQAEELYKEILSREDLPAPLGAPPTGTAGDAEQQPLRRSSSFSKFRESLRRGSEKLVSRLRGEGVAGAAGMKRAMSLNMLNVDGPKAAGTQFANQHLSEAARTLSASTQDLGPR; encoded by the exons ATGG GAGCGGCGATGTCCGTGCAGGTGGCGGCCCCCGGAAACGCGGCGCTGGGCCCGGAGCGCCTGAGCCCCGAGGAGCTGGTGCGCCAGACGCGGCAGGTGGTCCAGGGGCTGGAGGCCCTGCGGGCGGAGCACCGTGGCCTGGCCAGGCACCTGGCGGAGGCcctggcagggcagggcctggtgGCGGGCTTGGAGCTGCTGGAAGAAAAGCAGCAGGTGGTGAGCCACGCGCTGGAGGCCATCGAGCTGGGACTGGGTGAGGCCCAG GTGCTGCTGGCCCTGTCTGCGCACGTGGGCTCCCTGGAGGCAGAGAAGCAGCGGCTGCGAGCGCAGGCCCGGCGGCTGGCCCAGGAGAACTCGTGGCTGcgggaggagctggaggagacGCAGCGACGGCTGAGGGCCAGCGAGGAGGCCGTGGCccagctggaggaggagaagagccACCTCGAGTTCCTAGGGCAGCTGAGGCAGTATGACCCGCCCGCGGAGAACCAG CGGCCTGAATCCCCGCCTCGCCGGGACAGCCTGGCCTCCCTGTTCCCcagtgaggaggaagagaggaaag GTCCGGAGGCAGTGGGGGCCGCAGCCGCTCAGCAGGGGGGCTATGAGATCCCCGCCCGCCTTCGGACCCTGCACAACCTCGTGATCCAGTACGCAGGGCAGGGCCGCTACGAGGTCGCCGTGCCACTGTGCCGCCAGGCCTTAGAGGACCTGGAGCGGAGCTCAGGCCACTGCCACCCTGACGTGGCCACCATGCTCAACATCCTGGCGCTGGTGTACCG GGACCAGAACAAGTACAAAGAGGCCACAGACCTTCTCCACGATGCCCTGCAGATCCGGGAGCAGACGCTGGGCCCCGAGCACCCCGCG GTGGCCGCCACCCTCAACAACCTGGCTGTGCTCTATGGGAAGCGCGGGCGTTACCGGGAGGCCGAGCCGCTGTGCCAGCGTGCCCTGGAGATCCGCGAGAAG GTCCTGGGCACCGACCACCCGGACGTGGCCAAGCAGCTCAACAACCTGGCCCTGCTCTGCCAGAACCAGGGCAAGTTCGAGGAGGTGGAACAGCACTATGCCCGAGCCCTGAGCATTTATGAGGCCCTGGGGGGGCCCCACGACCCGAACGTGGCCAAGACCAAGAACAACCTG GCCTCGGCCTACCTGAAACAGAACAAGTACCAGCAGGCAGAAGAGCTGTACAAAGAGATCCTCAGCCGGGAAGACCTGCCTGCCCCTCTGG GAGCCCCCCCCACAGGCACGGCTGGGGACGCAGAACAGCAG cccctgcgtCGGAGCAGCTCATTCTCCAAGTTCCGCGAGTCCCTCCGGCGTGGAAGCGAGAAGCTGGTCTCCCGTCTCCGAGGCGAGGGGGTGGCTGGGGCAGCAGG GATGAAGAGAGCCATGTCGCTCAATATGCTGAACGTGGATGGTCCAAAGGCTGCAGGGACCCAG TTCGCCAACCAGCACCTGAGTGAGGCTGCTCGGACCCTCAGCGCCAGCACCCAGGACCTGGGCCCCCGCTGA
- the KLC3 gene encoding kinesin light chain 3 isoform X3: protein MGAAMSVQVAAPGNAALGPERLSPEELVRQTRQVVQGLEALRAEHRGLARHLAEALAGQGLVAGLELLEEKQQVVSHALEAIELGLGEAQVLLALSAHVGSLEAEKQRLRAQARRLAQENSWLREELEETQRRLRASEEAVAQLEEEKSHLEFLGQLRQYDPPAENQRPESPPRRDSLASLFPSEEEERKGPEAVGAAAAQQGGYEIPARLRTLHNLVIQYAGQGRYEVAVPLCRQALEDLERSSGHCHPDVATMLNILALVYRDQNKYKEATDLLHDALQIREQTLGPEHPAVAATLNNLAVLYGKRGRYREAEPLCQRALEIREKVLGTDHPDVAKQLNNLALLCQNQGKFEEVEQHYARALSIYEALGGPHDPNVAKTKNNLASAYLKQNKYQQAEELYKEILSREDLPAPLAPASEQLILQVPRVPPAWKREAGLPSPRRGGGWGSRDEESHVAQYAERGWSKGCRDPVRQPAPE, encoded by the exons ATGG GAGCGGCGATGTCCGTGCAGGTGGCGGCCCCCGGAAACGCGGCGCTGGGCCCGGAGCGCCTGAGCCCCGAGGAGCTGGTGCGCCAGACGCGGCAGGTGGTCCAGGGGCTGGAGGCCCTGCGGGCGGAGCACCGTGGCCTGGCCAGGCACCTGGCGGAGGCcctggcagggcagggcctggtgGCGGGCTTGGAGCTGCTGGAAGAAAAGCAGCAGGTGGTGAGCCACGCGCTGGAGGCCATCGAGCTGGGACTGGGTGAGGCCCAG GTGCTGCTGGCCCTGTCTGCGCACGTGGGCTCCCTGGAGGCAGAGAAGCAGCGGCTGCGAGCGCAGGCCCGGCGGCTGGCCCAGGAGAACTCGTGGCTGcgggaggagctggaggagacGCAGCGACGGCTGAGGGCCAGCGAGGAGGCCGTGGCccagctggaggaggagaagagccACCTCGAGTTCCTAGGGCAGCTGAGGCAGTATGACCCGCCCGCGGAGAACCAG CGGCCTGAATCCCCGCCTCGCCGGGACAGCCTGGCCTCCCTGTTCCCcagtgaggaggaagagaggaaag GTCCGGAGGCAGTGGGGGCCGCAGCCGCTCAGCAGGGGGGCTATGAGATCCCCGCCCGCCTTCGGACCCTGCACAACCTCGTGATCCAGTACGCAGGGCAGGGCCGCTACGAGGTCGCCGTGCCACTGTGCCGCCAGGCCTTAGAGGACCTGGAGCGGAGCTCAGGCCACTGCCACCCTGACGTGGCCACCATGCTCAACATCCTGGCGCTGGTGTACCG GGACCAGAACAAGTACAAAGAGGCCACAGACCTTCTCCACGATGCCCTGCAGATCCGGGAGCAGACGCTGGGCCCCGAGCACCCCGCG GTGGCCGCCACCCTCAACAACCTGGCTGTGCTCTATGGGAAGCGCGGGCGTTACCGGGAGGCCGAGCCGCTGTGCCAGCGTGCCCTGGAGATCCGCGAGAAG GTCCTGGGCACCGACCACCCGGACGTGGCCAAGCAGCTCAACAACCTGGCCCTGCTCTGCCAGAACCAGGGCAAGTTCGAGGAGGTGGAACAGCACTATGCCCGAGCCCTGAGCATTTATGAGGCCCTGGGGGGGCCCCACGACCCGAACGTGGCCAAGACCAAGAACAACCTG GCCTCGGCCTACCTGAAACAGAACAAGTACCAGCAGGCAGAAGAGCTGTACAAAGAGATCCTCAGCCGGGAAGACCTGCCTGCCCCTCTGG cccctgcgtCGGAGCAGCTCATTCTCCAAGTTCCGCGAGTCCCTCCGGCGTGGAAGCGAGAAGCTGGTCTCCCGTCTCCGAGGCGAGGGGGTGGCTGGGGCAGCAGG GATGAAGAGAGCCATGTCGCTCAATATGCTGAACGTGGATGGTCCAAAGGCTGCAGGGACCCAG TTCGCCAACCAGCACCTGAGTGA
- the CKM gene encoding creatine kinase M-type yields MPFGNTHNKFKLNYKPEEEYPDLSKHNNHMAKALTLEIYKKLRDKETPSGFTLDDVIQTGVDNPGHPFIMTVGCVAGDEESYQVFKDLFDPIIQDRHGGYKPTDKHKTDLNHENLKGGDDLDPNYVLSSRVRTGRSIKGYTLPPHCSRGERRAVEKLSVEALNSLTGEFKGKYYPLKSMTEQEQQQLIDDHFLFDKPVSPLLLASGMARDWPDARGIWHNDNKSFLVWVNEEDHLRVISMEKGGNMKEVFRRFCVGLQKIEEIFKKAGHPFMWNEHLGYVLTCPSNLGTGLRGGVHVKLAHLSKHPKFEEILTRLRLQKRGTGGVDTAAVGSVFDVSNADRLGSSEVEQVQLVVDGVKLMVEMEKKLEKGQSIDDMIPAQK; encoded by the exons ATGCCGTTCGGTAACACCCACAACAAGTTCAAGCTGAACTACAAGCCTGAGGAGGAGTACCCTGACCTCAGCAAGCACAACAACCACATGGCCAAGGCGCTGACCCTTGAGATTTACAAGAAGCTGCGGGACAAGGAGACTCCATCCGGGTTCACTCTGGACGACGTCATCCAGACAGGTGTGGACAACCCAG GTCACCCCTTCATCATGACCGTGGGCTGTGTGGCTGGCGACGAGGAGTCCTACCAGGTTTTCAAGGATCTCTTCGACCCCATCATCCAGGACCGGCACGGGGGCTACAAACCCACCGACAAGCACAAGACCGATCTCAACCATGAGAACCTCAAG GGCGGAGACGATCTGGATCCCAACTACGTGCTCAGCAGCCGCGTCCGCACGGGCCGCAGCATCAAGGGCTACACGCTGCCCCCCCACTGCTCCCGGGGCGAGCGCCGGGCGGTGGAGAAGCTCTCCGTGGAAG CCCTCAACAGCCTGACAGGCGAGTTCAAGGGGAAGTACTACCCTCTGAAGAGCATGACCGAGCAGGAACAGCAGCAGCTTATTGACGATCACTTCCTGTTCGACAAGCCCGTGTCCCCACTGCTGCTGGCCTCAGGCATGGCCCGAGACTGGCCCGACGCCCGCGGCATCTG GCACAATGACAACAAGAGCTTCCTGGTGTGGGTGAACGAGGAAGACCACCTCCGAGTCATCTCCATGGAGAAGGGGGGCAACATGAAGGAGGTTTTCCGCCGCTTCTGCGTGGGGCTGCAGAAG ATTGAGGAGATCTTCAAGAAGGCCGGCCACCCCTTCATGTGGAACGAGCACTTGGGCTACGTGCTCACCTGCCCATCCAACCTGGGCACCGGGCTGCGTGGAGGCGTGCACGTCAAGCTGGCGCACCTGAGCAAGCACCCCAAGTTCGAGGAGATCCTCACCCGTCTGCGCCTGCAGAAGCGGGGCACAG GTGGTGTGGACACAGCTGCTGTGGGCTCAGTATTCGACGTGTCCAACGCCGATCGGCTGGGCTCGTCCGAAGTGGAACAGGTGCAGCTGGTGGTGGATGGTGTGAAGCTCATGGTGGAGatggagaagaaactggaaaagggCCAGTCCATCGACGACATGATCCCCGCCCAGAAATAG